A window from Microcoleus sp. FACHB-831 encodes these proteins:
- a CDS encoding low temperature-induced protein — protein MKSLRFNLSAWVRPVRVLLAAFVCALVLFSQAMPAYSSPKSSPTSGEANLLKIEKEAQEAVLDDPYSLDKTQKKANEGLNEIQGAADIDKMKRPENSQGTLSIEQKVQKALEKVTGEND, from the coding sequence ATGAAATCGCTCCGCTTCAACCTGTCTGCTTGGGTGCGTCCGGTGCGCGTGCTTCTAGCTGCGTTTGTTTGCGCCTTGGTGTTGTTCTCTCAGGCTATGCCTGCTTACAGCAGCCCCAAATCTAGCCCTACAAGCGGAGAGGCTAATCTGCTGAAGATTGAAAAAGAGGCACAAGAGGCGGTTTTAGACGACCCCTACTCGCTGGACAAGACACAGAAGAAAGCGAATGAAGGTCTCAATGAAATCCAAGGAGCCGCTGATATAGATAAAATGAAACGGCCCGAAAATTCCCAAGGTACCTTGTCAATCGAACAAAAAGTCCAGAAGGCTCTGGAAAAAGTTACAGGGGAAAACGACTAA
- a CDS encoding N-acetyltransferase yields MSDVLLPGYQLRNGSGIDRALLVKFMRLTYQELFPNQNFSHLAETVEQYFSRDTPLWWVERSLDTNQLVACLWLGNAIDQVTGDRHAHIFLLYVLPEHRRCGLAKALMNHAEDWARARGDRQMGLQVFQINQPALNLYQQLGYQNQSIWMLKPLSQRQPE; encoded by the coding sequence ATGTCTGATGTGCTGCTACCGGGCTACCAGCTTCGCAATGGCTCTGGGATAGATCGAGCGTTGCTGGTAAAGTTTATGCGGCTAACTTACCAGGAGCTTTTTCCAAACCAGAATTTTTCCCATCTGGCTGAAACTGTTGAGCAATATTTTTCTAGAGATACACCTTTGTGGTGGGTGGAGCGATCGCTAGACACAAACCAGCTCGTTGCTTGTCTGTGGTTGGGGAATGCAATAGATCAAGTAACGGGCGATCGCCACGCTCACATTTTTTTACTCTACGTCTTGCCAGAACACCGCCGTTGTGGTCTAGCAAAAGCATTGATGAATCATGCCGAAGACTGGGCCAGAGCAAGGGGCGATCGCCAAATGGGTCTGCAAGTCTTCCAAATCAACCAACCTGCTTTGAATCTTTACCAGCAGCTAGGCTATCAAAATCAGTCCATTTGGATGCTAAAACCCCTGTCCCAAAGGCAACCTGAATGA
- a CDS encoding adenine phosphoribosyltransferase, whose product MDLKSLIRDIPDFPKPGILFRDITTLLREPEGLRYTIDTLAEKCASLSPEYIVGMESRGFIFGAALAYKLGIGFIPVRKPGKLPALVHRVEYELEYGTDSLEVHQDALHPGSRVLIVDDLIATGGTASATAELLQQIGCQLVGFGFIIELKDLGGRQRLPDVPIVTLVEY is encoded by the coding sequence ATGGATCTAAAGTCTCTGATTCGCGACATTCCAGATTTTCCCAAGCCAGGAATTCTATTTCGGGATATAACTACCCTCCTGCGAGAGCCAGAGGGACTGCGCTACACGATTGACACATTAGCCGAAAAGTGCGCTAGCTTATCCCCAGAATATATAGTTGGGATGGAGTCGCGTGGCTTTATCTTTGGGGCAGCCCTAGCCTACAAGCTGGGAATTGGCTTTATCCCGGTTCGGAAGCCTGGGAAGCTACCTGCACTTGTTCACAGGGTAGAGTATGAACTGGAGTATGGTACGGATAGCCTGGAAGTACACCAGGATGCTCTGCATCCGGGAAGTCGCGTTCTCATTGTGGACGATCTGATTGCGACTGGGGGGACGGCGAGTGCTACGGCTGAGCTACTCCAGCAAATTGGCTGTCAGTTGGTAGGATTTGGTTTCATTATTGAGTTAAAGGATTTGGGTGGGCGGCAACGGCTGCCTGATGTCCCAATTGTAACGCTGGTTGAATATTAG
- the lexA gene encoding transcriptional repressor LexA — MQLLTDAQQQLYDWLADYIRQHQHSPSIRQMMEAMNLKSPAPVQSRLEHLRDKGYIDWAEGKARTIRILRQTAQGLPVLGTIVAGACVEPFTDAVEQLDLSHLFQQPDYFALRVTGDSMIDDLIAEGDVAIMRSLPESDKVKNGTIVAARVEGQGTTLKRFYRRGDRVTLKPANSKYEPIEAKAADVQVQGVLVGVWRGYDPVPVRVGTKRRFSKTDGKLPH; from the coding sequence ATGCAACTTCTAACTGACGCACAACAACAACTCTATGACTGGCTGGCAGATTACATTCGCCAGCATCAACACTCTCCTTCTATTAGACAGATGATGGAAGCGATGAACTTAAAGTCGCCAGCCCCGGTACAAAGCCGCTTGGAACACTTGCGCGATAAAGGATATATTGACTGGGCGGAAGGCAAAGCCCGCACAATTAGGATTTTGCGACAAACTGCTCAGGGATTGCCAGTTTTGGGAACGATAGTAGCTGGTGCTTGTGTTGAACCGTTCACTGATGCTGTAGAACAACTGGATTTGTCTCACTTATTCCAGCAGCCAGATTACTTTGCTCTGCGGGTGACTGGAGACAGCATGATTGACGATTTGATTGCCGAAGGTGATGTGGCAATAATGCGATCGCTGCCAGAATCAGACAAGGTAAAAAATGGCACGATTGTGGCAGCAAGAGTGGAAGGACAGGGCACAACATTGAAGCGCTTCTATCGTCGGGGCGATCGCGTTACCCTCAAACCAGCTAACTCTAAATACGAGCCAATTGAAGCCAAGGCGGCTGATGTCCAAGTGCAAGGTGTCCTCGTCGGCGTCTGGCGCGGATATGACCCCGTTCCCGTCAGGGTAGGAACAAAGAGGCGATTTTCCAAAACAGATGGGAAGCTTCCGCATTAG
- a CDS encoding DUF4335 domain-containing protein, with the protein MTIRRQYSLPNCTLILEGYPDASTTGQLDPRPLMSILINAECHFVGNKSSLSGGREFFESLVTSVSSYAQGFLSGVPHPHIQGDKPVGVQLHKVSDQLHRLTVQPTTENTQPAQIDLTTLQLFDLVDAIDQFLADSRTLPDLRLAIHPISKRYVVANEPLAKRAAPAAVGVSTLAAAALLFGLVPIPKVEKQNDPLPQPQASATPTSSPTATLTPTPAPTDSPTPTATLTPTPTATPTATLTPTPTDSPTPTPTASDLQALLTSGQEITDPTILRFLERKLQRKINEVWQTRQRFGEPLAYKVGVGKDGAIVGYEGVNQAARNRVQETPLPKLGYIPANSSVPNNEPIAQYKVVFTARGVPQVSPWNGYKGKPGLGPEITDPTQLQALQGQLQNQLGQNLPTTPAYSRNLVYRVAVTKDGAIADYEPKNQSAFDYEKETPLPNLIKSSDATPAIPQEPMAQFQVVFKPQQGVEVAPLPDRR; encoded by the coding sequence ATGACGATTCGGCGGCAGTATAGTTTGCCCAATTGCACGCTGATCTTGGAAGGGTATCCTGACGCAAGCACTACTGGTCAGCTAGACCCACGCCCCTTGATGTCTATTCTGATCAATGCAGAGTGCCATTTTGTGGGTAATAAATCGTCCCTGAGTGGCGGACGAGAATTTTTTGAAAGTTTAGTGACATCCGTCAGCAGCTATGCTCAGGGATTCTTGAGTGGAGTGCCTCACCCGCATATCCAAGGGGATAAGCCAGTTGGGGTACAGTTACACAAGGTCAGCGACCAGTTGCACAGGTTGACAGTTCAACCAACCACAGAAAATACCCAACCAGCCCAGATTGATTTGACGACTTTGCAGCTGTTTGATTTGGTGGATGCCATAGATCAATTTCTGGCTGATAGTCGCACGCTGCCCGACTTACGTCTGGCAATACATCCAATTTCCAAGCGCTATGTTGTGGCGAACGAACCGCTGGCAAAGCGCGCTGCTCCAGCGGCGGTGGGGGTATCGACTTTGGCCGCAGCAGCACTTCTCTTTGGCTTGGTTCCGATTCCCAAAGTTGAAAAACAAAACGATCCCTTACCACAGCCCCAAGCTAGCGCAACGCCAACGAGCAGCCCCACAGCCACACTAACGCCAACACCCGCACCCACTGATAGCCCTACACCAACAGCCACACTAACGCCAACACCAACAGCCACACCAACAGCCACACTAACGCCAACACCCACTGATAGCCCTACACCCACACCAACAGCATCAGACTTACAGGCTCTTTTGACCTCCGGGCAAGAAATAACCGATCCGACCATACTGCGCTTTTTGGAACGGAAACTTCAAAGGAAGATAAACGAAGTCTGGCAAACCAGACAGCGGTTTGGCGAACCATTAGCCTATAAAGTGGGCGTGGGCAAAGATGGAGCAATTGTAGGTTACGAAGGCGTCAATCAAGCTGCCAGAAATCGCGTGCAGGAAACGCCGCTACCCAAATTGGGCTATATCCCAGCTAACAGCAGCGTCCCCAACAACGAGCCTATTGCTCAATACAAAGTAGTGTTTACAGCACGGGGCGTTCCCCAAGTTAGTCCCTGGAACGGCTACAAAGGTAAACCTGGATTAGGGCCAGAAATTACCGATCCTACACAGTTGCAGGCTTTGCAAGGGCAGCTACAAAATCAGCTCGGCCAAAACTTGCCAACAACCCCCGCTTACTCGCGGAATTTGGTCTACCGCGTCGCTGTAACCAAAGATGGTGCTATTGCTGACTACGAGCCAAAAAATCAATCTGCTTTCGACTATGAAAAAGAAACTCCCCTGCCTAACTTAATCAAGTCCAGCGATGCAACGCCTGCTATTCCCCAAGAACCTATGGCTCAATTCCAAGTAGTGTTCAAACCCCAGCAGGGTGTAGAAGTCGCGCCGTTACCTGACAGACGCTAA
- a CDS encoding biotin transporter BioY, giving the protein MSAPHELLWALIGLLLTIGGTFLEAHVTNLPWNWSQQGIQTQSLGVSYQIGAVLLVGCMGGKNAGALSQIAYLVLGLTPWFPVFYQGGGLAYLKEPSFGYLLGFVPGAWLCGFLAFKVPPRLESLAVSCISGLLIVHMCGLTYLIATQFFTPSATKSLSLLQAVETYSFYPLPGQLVVVCAVTVLALALRQLMFY; this is encoded by the coding sequence GTGTCTGCTCCCCATGAACTACTGTGGGCTTTGATTGGCTTGCTGCTCACCATTGGTGGCACGTTTCTAGAAGCGCACGTCACCAACCTTCCCTGGAATTGGAGTCAGCAAGGCATTCAGACTCAATCGCTTGGCGTCAGTTATCAGATTGGTGCCGTCCTCCTAGTCGGCTGTATGGGAGGAAAGAATGCGGGGGCACTATCGCAAATAGCTTACTTAGTGTTGGGCTTAACTCCTTGGTTTCCAGTTTTTTACCAAGGAGGAGGGCTGGCTTATCTCAAAGAACCCAGCTTTGGCTACTTGCTGGGCTTTGTTCCCGGTGCTTGGTTGTGCGGTTTTCTGGCTTTTAAAGTACCTCCCCGCTTGGAGTCTTTGGCTGTCAGCTGTATCTCTGGCTTGTTGATCGTCCATATGTGCGGACTAACGTATTTGATTGCCACTCAGTTTTTTACTCCGTCCGCTACCAAGTCGCTGTCACTTTTGCAGGCGGTTGAGACGTACTCCTTCTATCCATTGCCCGGACAATTGGTGGTTGTTTGTGCGGTTACGGTATTGGCATTGGCTCTGCGGCAGCTAATGTTTTATTAA
- a CDS encoding AmpG family muropeptide MFS transporter translates to MKPTQSLLQVFQSRKMAALLFIGFSSGLPLFLTSKTLQAWMTLEKVDLGAIGLFSLVGLPYSLKFIWSPFLDRFVPPFLGRRRGWLVVTQVALLLAIAAMSIQNPAQSLQLLAVNALLIAFLSASQDIAADAYRTDVLEPLEMGAGAAVFVLGYRIALLVTAWLAFRLADQMPWPVVYLLMSALMIVGIVSAIFAPEPETRDRPPESLADAVIKPFIEFFQRHGQIRAFFMLLFIVLYKFGDALVNNMSTPFLIQTGFTQSELGDIQGGMGLIATIVGTLCGGSLLSKIGINRSLWVFGALQAVSNLAYLVLAQAGKSYQVLVITINIENFCAGLGTTAFIAFLMSLCNQRFSATQYALLSSLMAVSRDILVAPAGAIAQGTGWPMFFLISVLAALPGLLLLPVFAPWNSRPVTDMPRSGLDDDDDGSGRL, encoded by the coding sequence GTGAAACCAACTCAATCGTTGCTGCAAGTTTTTCAAAGCCGTAAGATGGCGGCGCTTTTGTTCATCGGCTTTTCGTCAGGTTTACCCCTGTTCTTGACGAGTAAAACGCTGCAAGCCTGGATGACTTTAGAAAAAGTGGATCTGGGTGCGATTGGGTTGTTCAGCTTAGTGGGGTTGCCTTACTCGCTCAAGTTTATTTGGTCGCCTTTCCTGGATAGGTTTGTGCCACCATTTTTGGGGCGTCGTCGCGGCTGGCTGGTTGTGACGCAGGTGGCGTTGCTGCTAGCGATCGCCGCCATGTCTATCCAAAATCCCGCTCAATCGCTGCAACTTTTAGCAGTAAATGCCTTACTGATTGCTTTCTTGAGCGCTAGTCAAGACATCGCCGCTGACGCCTATCGCACGGATGTACTCGAACCCCTAGAAATGGGTGCGGGTGCAGCAGTTTTCGTCTTAGGTTATCGTATTGCCCTGCTCGTTACTGCTTGGCTAGCATTCAGATTAGCCGATCAAATGCCTTGGCCAGTTGTCTATTTGTTGATGTCGGCTTTGATGATAGTGGGCATCGTAAGTGCGATTTTTGCTCCAGAACCAGAGACACGCGATCGCCCCCCGGAATCTTTAGCAGATGCTGTCATCAAGCCGTTCATTGAATTTTTCCAACGTCACGGTCAGATACGTGCATTTTTCATGCTGCTGTTCATCGTCCTCTACAAATTTGGCGATGCTCTAGTTAACAATATGTCTACGCCCTTTTTGATCCAAACTGGCTTCACCCAAAGCGAACTTGGGGATATTCAGGGCGGCATGGGGCTAATAGCTACTATTGTTGGAACCTTATGCGGCGGGTCGCTTCTGAGCAAAATCGGCATTAATCGCTCGCTTTGGGTGTTTGGCGCACTGCAAGCCGTAAGTAACTTAGCCTACTTGGTTCTAGCGCAGGCTGGTAAAAGTTATCAGGTTTTGGTAATTACCATCAACATTGAAAACTTTTGTGCTGGATTGGGTACAACCGCCTTTATTGCCTTTTTGATGAGTCTGTGCAACCAGCGCTTCTCGGCTACTCAGTATGCCTTACTCTCTAGCTTGATGGCTGTAAGTCGGGATATCCTAGTTGCCCCAGCAGGGGCGATCGCGCAAGGAACTGGCTGGCCAATGTTTTTCCTGATTAGCGTCCTCGCTGCTTTACCCGGATTACTCCTGCTACCTGTCTTTGCCCCCTGGAACTCTCGCCCAGTAACAGATATGCCCAGATCGGGACTCGATGACGACGACGATGGCTCCGGTCGGTTGTAG
- a CDS encoding DUF3038 domain-containing protein, with protein MPLNSSPAQSTPLILDSLPDPPISQSGCPRRTRMQIDLILLAIEALELGGSEAMLAVTYELELQGIIKNRVMLWRLRSTNPLRRSHTRRQLSLVEAKALVAIASSLARRLNGNIRQLLLYNQQLSQKDLPLDTNYRLSEYLERFRAHFRSRMNRRRAIIAAYSSDDKLNELAIELLGKLLFCTGMSGMQRFWSSLFDGEVI; from the coding sequence ATGCCATTAAACAGTTCGCCTGCCCAGTCAACGCCTTTGATTTTGGACAGTCTGCCAGATCCACCCATTTCTCAGAGTGGGTGTCCGCGTAGAACTCGGATGCAAATTGACCTGATTTTACTGGCAATAGAAGCCCTGGAATTGGGAGGTTCGGAAGCAATGTTGGCTGTAACCTACGAGCTGGAACTTCAGGGTATTATCAAAAATCGAGTTATGCTGTGGCGGCTACGCAGTACCAACCCTCTGCGCCGTTCTCATACGCGGCGACAACTTAGCTTGGTAGAGGCGAAAGCGTTAGTAGCGATCGCCAGCTCTTTGGCACGACGCTTAAATGGTAATATCCGCCAACTGCTACTCTACAATCAACAACTCAGCCAAAAGGATCTACCCCTCGATACTAACTATCGCTTGTCTGAATATCTAGAACGTTTCCGCGCTCACTTCCGCAGCCGGATGAATCGACGACGAGCGATTATTGCTGCCTACAGTTCCGATGATAAGTTGAACGAGCTAGCAATTGAGCTATTGGGTAAACTCCTATTCTGTACGGGAATGTCAGGAATGCAGCGGTTTTGGAGCAGTCTGTTTGATGGAGAGGTAATATGA
- a CDS encoding transglycosylase domain-containing protein, with amino-acid sequence MTPPQPPRQPQTILGQVTQAIQTIQAKVNFSQVSLKPNARVPQLWVQQAGAPKADVYPLLGERYVLGRSSKSCDIVVKNPVVSQVHLSLSRAGRRQNHFVLKDENSTNGVYRGRKRLNSIPLRHGDVLTLGPPELADAVRVQFYDPPPWYVLAIRYSLYGAGGLVGLAALWLGGALLNSPSVTRLPVNLQQPVLVYAGDKKTTLQRRRIEAHREFRRLKDFSPYLPKAVIASEDSRFYWHPGVDPYGTLRAVVTNVRAGGTKQGGSTVTQQLARTMFSAYVGREDNAGRKIREAVIALKLETFYSKDELLRNYLNRIYLGQGTTGFEDAARFYFDKSAANLDLSEAATLVAILPAPNAFNPIKDYKTSFGLRNRVIDRMASLRFITQEEADRARRSRIDVSPKAREAFTLSGTTAPYFYSYVFNELPNVVGADLAKEGNFIIETGLDLSAQEKAETAVRNAITTNGASARFSQAALVTLDSSTGEIKALVGGRDYQQSQFNRAFQAKRQPGSTFKLFAYTSAIEQGISPGKFYSCAPVFWQGQRYKGCERVGGAGTDITTGLAQSENAIALRVAQDVGLDRVIEMAKRLGVNSELRSTPGLVLGESETTVLEMTGAFGTVANHGVWNRPHAIKQVRDSSDCKDYKDWQTCRVIYKFNQDESESKKVLERGVADTMTNLFQGVVQRGTGKAANIGLGEEAGKTGTTNSGVDLWFVGYIPSRDLVTGIWLGNDNNNPTNGSSAQAAQLWGNYMRRVVR; translated from the coding sequence ATGACTCCTCCCCAGCCCCCTCGCCAGCCTCAAACCATTCTGGGTCAAGTAACCCAGGCCATACAGACAATTCAAGCCAAGGTTAATTTTTCTCAGGTATCCTTGAAACCCAATGCCAGAGTGCCTCAACTCTGGGTGCAGCAAGCAGGTGCCCCCAAAGCAGATGTCTATCCGCTATTGGGAGAAAGATACGTCTTGGGACGCAGTTCTAAATCCTGCGACATTGTGGTAAAAAACCCAGTTGTCAGCCAGGTTCATCTCTCCCTATCGCGGGCTGGGCGACGGCAGAACCACTTTGTCCTCAAAGATGAAAACTCCACCAATGGAGTTTACCGAGGCAGAAAACGCTTAAACAGCATCCCCCTGCGACACGGCGATGTGCTAACCCTTGGCCCACCGGAACTGGCAGATGCTGTCCGCGTACAATTTTACGATCCGCCGCCCTGGTACGTGCTGGCAATTCGTTACAGCCTTTACGGTGCGGGCGGACTGGTCGGCTTGGCAGCGTTATGGCTGGGCGGGGCGTTGCTAAACTCGCCATCAGTTACAAGATTGCCCGTCAATCTTCAGCAGCCAGTGCTAGTCTATGCAGGTGACAAAAAAACCACCTTGCAGCGTCGCCGGATAGAGGCTCATAGAGAATTTCGCAGGCTTAAAGATTTTTCCCCTTACCTGCCCAAGGCTGTTATTGCTTCGGAAGACAGCCGTTTTTATTGGCATCCGGGCGTAGATCCTTATGGCACTTTGCGAGCCGTAGTGACTAATGTGCGGGCGGGTGGAACTAAGCAAGGAGGTAGTACGGTCACGCAGCAGCTAGCTCGTACTATGTTTAGCGCATATGTGGGAAGGGAAGATAATGCTGGTCGGAAAATCCGCGAGGCGGTAATTGCCCTGAAGTTGGAGACGTTTTACAGTAAGGACGAGTTATTGCGGAATTATCTAAACCGCATCTATTTAGGGCAAGGTACGACGGGGTTTGAAGATGCGGCGCGGTTTTACTTTGACAAGTCGGCTGCAAATTTGGATCTTTCAGAGGCGGCGACTTTGGTGGCAATTTTGCCTGCGCCTAATGCTTTTAATCCAATCAAAGATTATAAAACTTCATTCGGGCTGCGAAATCGGGTGATAGATCGTATGGCGTCGCTGCGGTTTATTACGCAAGAAGAAGCAGATAGAGCAAGGCGATCGCGCATAGATGTCAGCCCTAAAGCCAGAGAAGCATTCACCCTCAGCGGCACTACTGCCCCATACTTTTACAGCTACGTGTTCAACGAACTGCCAAACGTAGTAGGCGCAGATCTAGCCAAAGAGGGCAACTTTATTATTGAAACTGGCCTGGATCTCTCAGCACAAGAGAAGGCAGAAACCGCTGTACGGAACGCCATAACCACCAATGGAGCAAGCGCGAGATTTTCTCAAGCTGCTCTTGTAACTCTCGACTCCAGCACTGGGGAAATCAAAGCATTAGTTGGCGGTCGAGACTACCAACAAAGCCAATTTAATCGCGCCTTTCAAGCCAAGCGACAGCCGGGATCGACGTTCAAGCTGTTTGCATACACTAGCGCCATCGAACAAGGTATCTCGCCAGGAAAGTTTTATTCTTGCGCTCCAGTATTCTGGCAGGGCCAGCGTTATAAAGGCTGCGAAAGGGTTGGCGGCGCAGGTACAGATATTACCACTGGGCTTGCTCAGTCGGAGAATGCGATCGCTCTGCGCGTTGCCCAGGATGTCGGTCTAGATAGAGTAATCGAAATGGCTAAACGGCTGGGTGTCAACTCTGAACTTAGATCTACCCCCGGCTTAGTACTCGGTGAAAGCGAAACCACAGTCTTGGAAATGACAGGTGCTTTCGGTACTGTAGCCAATCACGGCGTCTGGAACCGCCCGCACGCCATCAAACAAGTACGCGACAGCTCGGATTGTAAGGATTACAAAGACTGGCAAACCTGCCGGGTAATTTACAAGTTCAACCAAGATGAATCTGAGTCTAAGAAAGTGCTAGAACGTGGCGTTGCAGACACCATGACCAACTTATTTCAAGGTGTCGTTCAACGCGGTACGGGTAAAGCCGCAAATATTGGACTGGGAGAAGAAGCAGGTAAAACTGGCACCACCAACAGCGGCGTTGACCTCTGGTTTGTTGGCTATATTCCCAGTCGCGACTTAGTAACAGGTATCTGGTTGGGAAACGACAACAACAACCCGACCAATGGTAGCAGTGCCCAAGCCGCCCAACTTTGGGGAAACTATATGCGTCGGGTTGTCCGATAA
- a CDS encoding ABC transporter permease — translation MTSSNDSSIEKGSDSGWNWFKRLISSETFLYLVKRLGQALLTLLIASVLSFAIIQLAPGNYLDTLRQNPKITPERIEEYKQQFGLDKSATVQYFLWLSRVITKGDFGTSFVYLQPVSSLLWDRVRATLELAIASLIVTWAIALPLGIVGAVNQNRWADRILQVLSYMGQGFPSFITALILLIFAQLTSPLFPVGGRTSINHIDLTPLGQILDIGWHMILPTIALSITSFAGLQRITRGELLDVLRQDYIQTARAKGLPENRVIYIHALRNAINPLVTLLGFEFASLLSGAFIAEFFFNWPGLGRLILQGLLIQDLYLVLASLMMGGFMLILGNLLADLLLKAVDPRIKLENLK, via the coding sequence ATGACTTCTAGTAATGATTCTTCGATTGAGAAGGGTTCGGATTCTGGTTGGAATTGGTTCAAAAGACTGATATCAAGTGAAACCTTTCTCTATTTAGTAAAGCGTCTGGGGCAGGCGCTTTTAACCCTGCTTATAGCGTCGGTTCTGAGTTTTGCAATTATTCAGCTTGCTCCGGGGAATTATCTGGATACGCTGCGACAGAATCCTAAGATTACGCCGGAACGAATTGAGGAATACAAGCAACAATTTGGGCTGGATAAATCAGCAACGGTGCAGTATTTTTTGTGGCTTTCGAGGGTAATAACCAAGGGGGACTTTGGGACGAGTTTTGTGTATTTACAACCAGTGTCATCGCTGTTGTGGGACCGGGTACGGGCGACGTTGGAACTAGCGATCGCGTCGTTAATTGTCACTTGGGCGATCGCTCTTCCCCTTGGCATTGTCGGCGCTGTTAACCAAAACCGTTGGGCAGATCGCATACTGCAAGTCTTGAGCTACATGGGTCAAGGGTTTCCTAGCTTCATCACCGCCCTGATACTGCTGATCTTTGCCCAGTTGACCTCCCCGCTTTTCCCCGTCGGAGGCAGAACCAGCATCAATCACATAGATTTAACCCCATTGGGTCAAATTTTAGACATCGGCTGGCACATGATTTTGCCTACCATTGCTCTATCGATCACCAGCTTTGCTGGTTTGCAGCGGATTACCAGAGGGGAATTGCTAGACGTTCTGCGCCAAGACTACATCCAGACTGCTCGCGCTAAGGGGCTTCCAGAAAACCGCGTCATCTACATTCACGCCCTCCGCAATGCTATCAATCCCCTAGTGACGCTACTAGGTTTTGAATTCGCCAGCTTATTAAGTGGTGCATTTATTGCGGAATTTTTCTTTAACTGGCCTGGTTTAGGGCGACTAATTTTACAGGGGTTGCTGATTCAAGACCTCTACCTGGTCTTGGCAAGCTTGATGATGGGCGGCTTTATGCTAATTTTGGGTAACTTATTGGCAGACTTGCTGCTAAAGGCTGTTGATCCTCGAATCAAGCTAGAAAATCTTAAATAA
- a CDS encoding HEAT repeat domain-containing protein produces the protein MYDEDDLTVLDDIDAELESPLDTIEPLDAESVAPAPDPEAMLALLEAPETQQRMLATRAFCELQDERAIPHLIRLLADGCPLVRVSAAYALGRNPSPTAVEPLIVQLNRDWNGYVRKGVVWALGNCRDRRSLVPLTDALKTDISAVRLWAASGLAQMASVGYEAVVASIPPLIEALMQDPVAAVRSNCAWSLGQLCRELPSNVVYAGAIDGLIEALAEDEDLSVREDAKSALLRVGDPRGLQIIETLEMEGI, from the coding sequence ATGTATGACGAAGACGACCTAACGGTACTCGATGATATCGATGCCGAGCTAGAAAGCCCCCTGGATACCATAGAACCGCTCGATGCCGAGTCAGTTGCACCAGCGCCAGATCCAGAAGCTATGCTGGCACTGCTGGAAGCACCAGAGACACAGCAACGCATGCTGGCAACGCGAGCCTTTTGCGAACTTCAGGATGAACGAGCAATCCCCCATCTAATTCGCTTGCTAGCAGATGGATGCCCGTTAGTGCGCGTGAGTGCTGCCTATGCGTTGGGGCGCAATCCCAGTCCAACCGCAGTAGAGCCATTAATAGTACAGCTAAACCGAGATTGGAATGGCTATGTCCGCAAGGGAGTAGTTTGGGCATTGGGAAACTGCCGCGATCGCCGATCTCTTGTACCGCTTACCGATGCCTTAAAAACTGATATTTCTGCCGTGCGTCTTTGGGCTGCAAGTGGATTGGCTCAAATGGCCTCAGTCGGCTACGAAGCAGTCGTAGCATCAATTCCACCATTAATTGAAGCATTAATGCAAGACCCCGTAGCCGCAGTCCGCAGTAACTGTGCCTGGTCATTAGGGCAACTCTGTCGCGAACTACCCTCTAACGTCGTCTACGCTGGTGCTATTGATGGATTGATAGAAGCATTAGCGGAAGACGAAGATCTAAGCGTCCGCGAAGATGCCAAATCAGCTTTGTTAAGAGTCGGAGATCCGCGCGGACTACAAATAATTGAAACGTTAGAAATGGAAGGAATATAG
- the lspA gene encoding signal peptidase II — protein sequence MNFKNHLFWIAALVSLLIDRLTKYWLVQNFVLGQTLPLLPGVFHFTYVTNTGAAFSFFKDGVGWLRWLSLLVSLALIAFALFGPAFNRWEQLGYGFILGGALGNGIDRFIDGRVVDFLDFRLIQFPVFNFADVFINVGIACWLIAHFGNEKKDGDRID from the coding sequence ATGAATTTCAAAAATCACCTTTTTTGGATTGCCGCTTTGGTCAGTCTGCTTATAGACCGACTGACCAAATATTGGCTAGTGCAAAATTTTGTCCTGGGCCAAACTTTGCCTCTATTGCCCGGTGTATTCCACTTCACGTATGTTACGAATACAGGCGCAGCGTTTAGTTTTTTTAAAGATGGGGTTGGCTGGTTGCGCTGGCTGTCTTTGTTGGTGAGTCTTGCTTTGATAGCATTTGCTTTATTTGGCCCCGCTTTTAACCGCTGGGAACAACTGGGCTATGGCTTCATTTTAGGAGGAGCGCTGGGCAATGGGATCGATCGGTTTATAGACGGTCGAGTTGTCGATTTTTTGGACTTTCGCTTGATTCAATTTCCCGTGTTTAATTTCGCAGATGTGTTTATTAATGTGGGAATTGCCTGCTGGCTGATTGCCCACTTCGGCAACGAAAAAAAGGATGGCGATCGCATCGACTAA